The sequence TAAGCTGGACTTCAAAACCTTTACTTTTATTCGCTTTTTTAGTGGTAATAAGCACAACTCCGTTTGCAGCATTCATACCGTACAAAGCAGCTGCGTTTGCACCTTTTAATACTGTTATCGACTCAATGTTTTCAGGAGCAAGATCTGAAGCACCGTTACCAAAGTCAACTCCACCCCACTGGCTCACATCTGAACCGTAGTTGCTAATTGGGACACCATCAACAACAAACATTGGCTGGTTATTACTAAACGAACTGTTGCCACGAATGGTAATTCGCGATGAACCACCAATTGCACCGGTAGCGCTTGTTACTTGTACACCGGCAATTTTACCTGATAACGAGTTCACAATGTTAGGATCTTTTGCTTTTGTAAGCTCCTCTCCTGAAACTTCCTGCACAGCATAACCCAGTGCTTTTTTCTCTCGTGAAATACCTAACGCGGTTACTACAACCTCATCAACAGCAATGTTTTCACTTTTCATTACTGCATCAACTACTGATTGTCCCTCTATCGCAACTTCCAGAGGTTGCATTCCCACAAACGAAAAAAGCAATGTAGTTGCATCGTTTGGTACTTTCAGGGAATAATTTCCATCAATGTCGGAAATTGTTCCGGTGGTGGTACCTTTTACGGAGATTGAAACTCCCGGTATTCCCATTCCGTCTTCGTCAGACGTTACTGTACCTGTTATTATTGTGATTTGTGCCTGCACCAGGCTAACCATTAATAACAAATACGAAAAAATTAGCGTAATTTTTTTCATAGAAGTAATAAATTTTATTCGCAATTAATATTTAACACTACTTATCACAGTGCAACAATTTTCGTTATTCAAATATCTTTTTGACACCACGCTGGCTAACAAAACGACATTTTGTAATGACATTTGCAATACTAGTATATCACAAATGTGTTTTTTATAACATTGGTCATACTTATTTTGTATAGAACTGATAATGTGTTACTTCGAATATCCAGCAATGAAACGACGGTGTATTCAATATTTATATTACTAATTGATATACTGCGATATAGCTACACCTACTTAACCATATATAAACATTAACGAATTATTAAAAAAGATACCATTTGTAAACAAAAGGGCGACCTTAATAACAATTTGATTGAAATCTATCTGCTAAAACAGAAATCTATAAGTAGAGAAGCTTTGAATGTACAATTTTCAATCCTCTGATTGAATTGCAATATGTTCTTCTGTGTAAAAGGACGAGGCTTTTTCGTGCGCTGATTGGGGGTACATATTTATAAACAAAAAGCCGCTTATCACTCGATAAGCGGCTTTTAATATATACTGTAATAATATTCTTACTGAATACCCAATTTAGCTTTTACCAACGGTAAAACGTCAACGCTCTGGTTTGATTTGTAAAGTATAGTTCTGTTTCCTGCTCCTGAATCGAAAACATAAATCAGCCCTTGCTCTTTTGCAACTTCTTCAATCGCTTTTTCAGCTTTATCGAAAACAGGAGATAAAAGTTCTGCTTGTTTTTGCTGTACCTGCTGTTGGGCAGTTACCTGGTAATTTTGAATGCGTTGTTGTACATCCTGAATTTCGGCAATTTTTGCATTTCGTTTAATATCTGATACTTCTTCTCCCATTGCTTCAAATTCGCCTAATTTTGCCTGATAATCTTTTTGCATTTCACCCAGAATTTCTTCCAATTCTCCTTGAAACGTGTTAAACTCAGCTTCAGCTGCGGTTCTTTCAGGCATTACTTGAACCAAAGCCTGAAGGTCAATATGGCCAAATTTTAAAGATTGTGCATTGGCAGCAGTATATGATGCTACAGTGAACATAAGCACTGCCATTAATTTCATTAAATTTCTCATAATCAATGTGGTCTTAATTTTTGCTTGCAAATATAGTATTTAATACCAATTATTGGTTAAAATGAACAACTGATTTAAATTGAATCATTCTGTTTTAAAAGCGGAAACTATTATCTATTTATACCCAAGTTTTCTTAACACTTCATCGCTAAGATCGTAACGTGGATTAGTGAAAAATAAAGTTGCATCTCCGGCCTTATCAAATATTACGGCATAGCTACCGTCGGTAGCTATTTCCTGAACAGCGTTAAAGATGTCGTCCTGAATAGGCTTAATCAATCCCTGACGCTTTTTGAAAAGGTCGCCATTTGGCCCAAAATACTTACGTTGCAATGTTTTATAATCTTTTTCTTTTGTAATAATCACATCCTCGCGTTTGCGTTTCATATCTTCTGAAAGCAAAACACTCTCTGCTTGAAAGTCCTGATACATTTGCTCAATCTCGGCATGCATTGATTCCAATTCTTTTTGGTATTGCGATGACAACTGATTCAGTTGCTCCTGGGCCGCGGTAAACGACGGAATGTTATCCATAATATATTCCGAATCGATAAATGCGAATTTCTGCGCATTTGCAAATAATGTTACTGAAAATATTACAGCAATCGATAAAATAATTTTCTTCATGGCAATTTCTTTTTTAGTTAAACTGGTTTTTGTCTATCATATTTTATGCCAAAGCTTGTTTTTATTAGAACTGTTGTCCGATTACAAAGTGGAATTGGCTTCCTGCTGCATCAGTAACACCCGGCACATCGTCAAATCCATATCCCCAGTCAATACCCATCAATCCAAACATTGGAAGGAAAATTCTAACACCTACTCCGGCCGAGCGCTGCAATTTAAAAGGCACGTAGTTTTGGAAACTAATTCCGGCATTACCTGCTTCAAGAAAAGCCAGTGCATAAATAGTTGCACTTGGTTTCAATGTAATCGGGAAACGTAATTCTGTAGTAAACTTAGAATACATATTGGATCCGTTATTCGGACTCAGACTGTAGTCTTTGTAACCACGCAATGCGATATAATCGGTACCATAAATATTATATCCCGACATACCGGATCCACCCACAATAAATCCTTCAAATGGTGATTTTCGGCCTGAATCGAAATAGCCAAGAAATCCCATTTCCAATCCCGTTTTTAAAACCAGCGTGTGCTCCCCTCCTGGATTAGTAAGCGGAGTAAACCACTGGGCTTTTAATAACCACTTGTGGTATTCTATCCATTTATAACGCTCCTCGTTAGAGATACTCTCGTCCGAATAGTCCTTATTATTAAACCACGAGTACGGTGGTGTTACTTTTAAAGCAAGCGAGATATTTGATCCCCGGCGCGAATACAGTGGGTTATCAACTGAACTACGACCAAATACAGTTTTAAAACTCAGGTTGTTAAAAGTACCATTCACCTGGCCATTTTCATCAGCCATAAAATAGAACATACTTCCCATGTTTCTCAGGTTGTAATGTTCTAACGACAGTTCGTGATAAACCGTAAAGTAGTCATCAGGCCACGATAAGCGATAACCATAACCTAAAGCCAAAGCAGTAGTTTCCCATATTTGATCATCATCTTCGTTGTCATTCTCCGAATCATAATTATATTGGTATTGTGGATAACCGTATGATCCATATCCGCCGTAGCCATATGGCGAATAGCCAGCTCCATAAGGCGAATATCCGTAACCGCCATAACCACCTCCGTAACCATAAGGTGAATAACCGTAGCTACTACCATAACCATATGGATTATAACTTTGAGTATACCTGTTGGCACTGTAATTAATACGGGAGTGTGATAAAGAAACGGAGAAAGAGTTCGGTTTTTTACCTCCCAGCCATGGTTCGATAAACGATAGGCTGACGGTTCTGTAATATTTTCCACTGGTTTGATAACGCAGACTTAGTGTTTGTCCATCACCGGTTGGCAGTGGTCGCCATGCTTCTTTATTGAAAATATTACGTACCGAGAAGTTTGCAAATTTTAAACCAACCGATCCCACAAACATACCAGCACCCCATCCACCTGACAGTTCGATCTGGTCGTTTGCTTTTTCCTGCAATTGGTATTCAATATCCACTGTCCCGTCTTCGGGATGTGGCTGTACATCCGGATTAATCGCTTCCGGATCGAAGTGACCAAGTTGTGCCAACTCCCTGTACGAACGCATTAACAATGTTTTACTGAATAAATCGCCGGGATAAGTACGAAGTTCACGTCGTGCAACATGCTCGTGTGTTTTCGTATTTCCAACAATACGAACTTCATTAATAGTTGCCTGCTTTCCTTCGTAAATACGCATTTCATAATTAATGGTATCTCCATCGACATTTACTTCAATCGGATCGAGGTTAAAAAACAGATAACCTCTATCGAGGTATACATTATTTAGACCTTCTTCATTATCAAAAAGGCGCTTGTCTAAAATCTTTTGGTTAAATACGTCTCCTTTTTTGATACCAAGTCGCAG comes from uncultured Draconibacterium sp. and encodes:
- the bamA gene encoding outer membrane protein assembly factor BamA; this encodes MSRIERPLVAFLFLFVVFVPQLFAQEADSTNFSIYYSSARNYTIEDVQVSGIRYLDKNVLIQLSGLKVGDEIMVPGEEITLAIKKLWQQGLFSDVKIQATKVVGSKIWLDIYLQERPRLADVNFYGVSKSEKDDITEKVLLLRGSQITDHQVNSAERTIKNLFHGKGFLNTEVNIVQRDDTTQNNSVILDIYVDKKEKVKVNNIEIIGNEALSDVTLERAMKKTNEKSLRNFFKTKKFLQEEYENDQANLIDKYNEKGYRDAIITGDSVYQVEVGRKNKPRVNIDIDIEEGNKYYFGDIRWVGNTVYPSDYLDLRLGIKKGDVFNQKILDKRLFDNEEGLNNVYLDRGYLFFNLDPIEVNVDGDTINYEMRIYEGKQATINEVRIVGNTKTHEHVARRELRTYPGDLFSKTLLMRSYRELAQLGHFDPEAINPDVQPHPEDGTVDIEYQLQEKANDQIELSGGWGAGMFVGSVGLKFANFSVRNIFNKEAWRPLPTGDGQTLSLRYQTSGKYYRTVSLSFIEPWLGGKKPNSFSVSLSHSRINYSANRYTQSYNPYGYGSSYGYSPYGYGGGYGGYGYSPYGAGYSPYGYGGYGSYGYPQYQYNYDSENDNEDDDQIWETTALALGYGYRLSWPDDYFTVYHELSLEHYNLRNMGSMFYFMADENGQVNGTFNNLSFKTVFGRSSVDNPLYSRRGSNISLALKVTPPYSWFNNKDYSDESISNEERYKWIEYHKWLLKAQWFTPLTNPGGEHTLVLKTGLEMGFLGYFDSGRKSPFEGFIVGGSGMSGYNIYGTDYIALRGYKDYSLSPNNGSNMYSKFTTELRFPITLKPSATIYALAFLEAGNAGISFQNYVPFKLQRSAGVGVRIFLPMFGLMGIDWGYGFDDVPGVTDAAGSQFHFVIGQQF
- a CDS encoding OmpH family outer membrane protein; protein product: MRNLMKLMAVLMFTVASYTAANAQSLKFGHIDLQALVQVMPERTAAEAEFNTFQGELEEILGEMQKDYQAKLGEFEAMGEEVSDIKRNAKIAEIQDVQQRIQNYQVTAQQQVQQKQAELLSPVFDKAEKAIEEVAKEQGLIYVFDSGAGNRTILYKSNQSVDVLPLVKAKLGIQ
- a CDS encoding OmpH family outer membrane protein; translated protein: MKKIILSIAVIFSVTLFANAQKFAFIDSEYIMDNIPSFTAAQEQLNQLSSQYQKELESMHAEIEQMYQDFQAESVLLSEDMKRKREDVIITKEKDYKTLQRKYFGPNGDLFKKRQGLIKPIQDDIFNAVQEIATDGSYAVIFDKAGDATLFFTNPRYDLSDEVLRKLGYK